From Antedon mediterranea chromosome 9, ecAntMedi1.1, whole genome shotgun sequence, a single genomic window includes:
- the LOC140058544 gene encoding thialysine N-epsilon-acetyltransferase-like produces MEDLYIMKEFRGRGYGRILMRRVAEIGLEKGCQRMQWAVLGWNKPAINMYKTTNSIDLTATEDWHMYTMSKPQLLTFVTNS; encoded by the exons ATGGAAGACCTGTATATCATGAAAGAGTTCAGAG GAAGAggttatggaagaattttgatGAGAAGGGTTGCTGAG ATTGGTTTAGAGAAAGGTTGCCAGAGAATGCAGTGGGCAGTGCTGGGTTGGAATAAACCGGcaattaatatgtataaaacAACCAACTCAATAGATTTAACAGCAACTGAGGACTGGCATATGTACACAATGTCTAAGCCTCAATTGTTAACCTTTGTGActaattcttaa
- the LOC140058131 gene encoding G-protein coupled receptor GRL101-like, which yields MLVLEYNSEYSSLCCLVGAIDVCEPSNAFASCEDLLKNELLRVLMMIIGLSSVIGNVVVIVSRKFKKDNDINNVNKVQTTLITNLAVSDLLMVVYLIIIASVDIHYRGRYGKVSRVWRNSVLCSFAGAISTLSGQCSVFTLMLLSVDRAINIFNPFNTKRLNRTKCRIIISFGWLFWIVLSFLPVTANELNLSYFGDNYYGKESVYLALPLTRSRWPGWEYAVAIFVAFNGVGFFVIVLSYLTMFLSVKRSEATVNRRQQRKEQLKMARKLGLIVFTDFCCWAPIIVMAIGSETGWMTIPDEIYVWAATFIIPINSSVNPYLYTIAYMFKCKVRQPAPVQISLNTL from the exons ATGTTGGTTCTTGA GTACAACTCGGAATACTCTAGTCTCTGTTGCCTCGTTGGCGCCATCGATGTCTGCGAGCCTTCAAATGCATTTGCATCGTGTGAAGACTTGCTAAAAAATGAACTTCTCCGTGTGTTGATGATGATTATCGGGTTATCTTCGGTTATTGGGAATGTTGTTGTTATCGTTTCACGAAAGTTTAAAAAAGATAATGATATTAACAATGTTAACAAAGTCCAAACCACACTTATCACCAACCTCGCCGTGTCTGACCTGCTGATGGTAGTCTACCTGATCATCATTGCCAGTGTGGATATACATTACAGAGGAAGATACGGAAAGGTTTCCAGAGTTTGGAGAAATAGTGTCCTTTGCAGTTTTGCAGGGGCTATTTCTACACTCTCTGGGCAATGTTCAGTGTTTACACTGATGCTGCTTAGTGTGGATCGAgctattaacatttttaatccatttaataCGAAACGCCTCAATCGTACAAAATGTCGAATCATTATCAGCTTCGGATGGCTATTCTGGATTGTGCTGAGTTTTCTTCCAGTGACAGCCAATGAATTAAACTTATCGTATTTTGGTGACAATTATTATGGAAAGGAAAGTGTGTACCTTGCACTACCTTTAACCAGAAGTCGGTGGCCTGGTTGGGAGTATGCTGTTGCCATTTTTGTTGCCTTTAATGGCGTCGGCTTTTTTGTAATTGTACTTAGTTATCTGACAATGTTCTTGTCAGTGAAGAGATCGGAGGCCACTGTCAACAGAAGACAGCAGAGAAAAGAACAGTTAAAAATGGCGAGAAAACTAGGCCTGATAGTTTTCACTGATTTCTGTTGCTGGGCCCCGATTATAGTAATGGCAATTGGTTCCGAGACGGGTTGGATGACGATTCCTGATGAAATATATGTTTGGGCAGCGACATTCATCATACCCATTAACTCCTCAGTCAATCCGTATCTTTACACAATTGCTTATATGTTTAAGTGCAAAGTGCGTCAACCGGCACCTGTACAGATTTCACTTAATACATTGTAA